From Ischnura elegans chromosome 13 unlocalized genomic scaffold, ioIscEleg1.1 SUPER_13_unloc_1, whole genome shotgun sequence, a single genomic window includes:
- the LOC124172252 gene encoding putative nuclease HARBI1: protein MSRSRVSRVINEVTSGINDHLFNRWVKLDLSHDAVARTRQRFYEKYGFPGVIGVVDCTHVAIVAPPHNHPVFKEKDYFNHKRYHSLNVQVVCDTDLKITNINSRYCGSTHDAYIISHSALKPALTQAYERYNVWLLGDCGYPVAPWLMTPVPGYFAPNTPEDNFNRSLTRARSTVERCIGVLKSRWRCLLKHRVLHYLPDKVSRIVNSCAVLHNMCVEEGLPLNAEDMVELEELGVDVVPDQNVLGNQRGRDIRNRLIATHFT from the exons ATGTCTAGATCAAGGGTCAGCAGGGTCATTAATGAAGTCACCAGTGGCATAAATGACCACCTCTTCAATCGTTGGGTGAAGCTTGACCTAAGTCATGATGCAGTGGCTAGGACAAGGCAGAG attttatgaaaaatatggatttccGGGGGTTATTGGTGTGGTTGATTGTACCCACGTTGCCATTGTGGCACCCCCTCATAACCACCCAGTATTTAAAGAGAAAGATTACTTTAACCATAAAAGATATCACTCTTTGAATGTACAAGTG gtGTGTGACACGGACCTTAAAATAACAAATATCAACTCACGGTACTGTGGCTCGACTCATGATGCTTACATCATCTCTCATTCTGCTTTAAAGCCAGCCCTCACTCAAGCATATGAGCGGTACAATGTGTGGCTCTTGG GTGACTGTGGATACCCTGTTGCCCCCTGGCTGATGACACCTGTCCCAGGTTATTTTGCTCCTAACACCCCAGAGGACAACTTCAACCGTTCCTTGACGAGAGCACGCAGCACGGTTGAAAGGTGCATAGGGGTATTAAAGAGCAGGTGGAGATGCCTCTTGAAACATAGAGTATTACACTATTTGCCGGACAAAGTGAGCAGAATTGTCAATAGCTGTGCTGTACTGCACAACATGTGTGTCGAAGAAGGTTTGCCCCTAAATGCTGAAGACATGGTAGAGTTGGAGGAATTAGGAGTTGATGTAGTCCCTGACCAAAATGTACTTGGGAATCAGCGAGGGCGGGACATAAGAAACAGGCTAATTGCCACTCATTTTACTTGA